One Brassica napus cultivar Da-Ae chromosome C2, Da-Ae, whole genome shotgun sequence DNA window includes the following coding sequences:
- the LOC106366413 gene encoding thiamine thiazole synthase, chloroplastic-like codes for MASITSTLSLSSTKPQRLFDSSFHGSSISSAAPVSVGLKPRSLSVRATAGYDLNAFTFDPIKESIVSREMTRRYMTDMITYAETDVVVVGAGSAGLSCAYEISKNPNVQVAIIEQSVSPGGGAWLGGQLFSAMIVRKPAHLFLDEIGVPYDEQDNYVVIKHAALFTSTIMSKLLARPNVKLFNAVAAEDLIVKGNRVGGVVTNWALVSMNHDTQSCMDPNVMEAKIVVSSCGHDGPFGATGVKRLKSIGLIDHVPGMKALDMNTAEDAIVRLTREVVPGMIVTGMEVAEIDGAPRMGPTFGAMMISGQKAAHLALKALGQPNVIDGSYVGDLSPELVLAAADSAETVDA; via the exons ATGGCGTCCATCACCTCtactctctccctctcttccACCAAGCCTCAGCGTCTTTTCGACTCCTCTTTCCATGGCTCATCCATCTCCTCCGCCGCACCTGTCTCCGTCGGTCTCAAACCACGTTCCCTCTCCGTCCGCGCCACCGCTGGCTACGATCTGAACGCCTTCACTTTCGACCCCATCAAGGAGTCCATCGTGTCTCGCGAGATGACGAGGAGGTACATGACTGATATGATCACTTACGCCGAGACTGACGTCGTCGTCGTTGGTGCTGGCTCCGCTGGACTATCATGCGCGTATGAGATCAGCAAGAACCCTAACGTTCAGGTCGCAATCATTGAACAGTCTGTCAGTCCTGGAGGTGGCGCTTGGCTCGGTGGTCAGCTTTTCTCCGCCATG ATTGTGCGCAAACCAGCTCACTTGTTCCTTGACGAGATTGGTGTCCCCTACGATGAGCAAGACAACTACGTTGTGATCAAGCACGCTGCTCTCTTCACATCCACCATCATGAGCAAGCTTTTGGCACGTCCCAACGTCAAGCTCTTCAACGCTGTCGCCGCTGAGGATCTGATCGTGAAAGGGAACAGAGTCGGCGGTGTGGTGACTAACTGGGCTCTTGTGTCGATGAACCACGACACACAGTCTTGCATGGACCCTAACGTCATGGAGGCCAAGATTGTCGTGAGCTCGTGCGGTCACGACGGTCCCTTTGGAGCCACCGGTGTGAAGAGGTTGAAGAGCATTGGGTTGATCGACCATGTTCCTGGGATGAAAGCTCTTGACATGAACACAGCTGAGGATGCGATTGTGAGGTTGACTAGGGAGGTTGTACCCGGTATGATCGTGACCGGTATGGAAGTTGCTGAGATCGATGGTGCACCAAGAATG GGACCAACGTTCGGAGCTATGATGATCTCAGGACAGAAGGCGGCACATCTGGCTCTTAAAGCGTTGGGACAGCCCAATGTTATTGATGGATCCTATGTCGGAGACCTAAGCCCGGAGCTTGTCTTAGCAGCTGCTGATTCAGCTGAAACCGTAGATGCTTAA
- the LOC106366412 gene encoding TBC1 domain family member 15 yields the protein MWGAAAEPADSYYQIRPECTDVPNTRFKIKPGKTLSVRKWQAAFTQEGFLDIGKTLSRIQRGGIHPSIRGEVWEFLLGCYDPKSTFEEREQIRQRRRLQYASWKQECKQMFPVIGSGGFITAPVITEKGQPILDPLVLQETNLGEDSDFFKELESRGPLDKKVIQWMLTLHQIGLDVNRTDRTLVFYEKKENSSKLWDILALYAWIDNDVGYCQGMSDLCSPMIMLLEDEADAFWCFERLMRRLRGNFRSTGRSVGVEAQLTHLSTITQIIDPKLHHHLENLGGGDYLFAIRMIMVQFRREFSFCDSLYLWEMMWGLEYDPEMYSLYEEPEFEGERTEGSSKGKPKSIKQCGKYERENMKNGGKSNAEGPLPISVFLVASVLKDKSSKLMTEARGLDDVVKILNDITGNLDAKKACAGAMKLHKKYLKKQAKK from the exons atgtgGGGAGCGGCGGCAGAACCAGCAGATTCTTATTACCAGATTCGCCCTGAGTGCACCGATGTCCCCAATACCAGATTCAAGATCAAA CCTGGTAAAACTCTTAGTGTAAGGAAATGGCAGGCTGCATTTACACAGGAAGGGTTCCTCGATATTGGCAAGACTCTAAGTCGAATCCAACGAGGG GGGATCCATCCATCGATTAGAGGAGAAGTGTGGGAGTTCTTACTTGGTTGTTATGATCCAAAGAGCACTTTTGAAGAAAGAGAGCAAATCAGACAACGCAGAAG ATTGCAGTATGCTTCTTGGAAGCAGGAATGTAAACAAATGTTTCCAGTCATCGGAAGTGGTGGATTCATCACCGCACCTGTAATTACTGAAAAGGGTCAACCCATTCTTGATCCTCTTGTACTACAAGAAACAAACTTAG GGGAGGATTCTGATTTCTTCAAAGAGCTTGAAAGCAGAGGACCTTTGGACAAGAAAGTTATCCAATGGATGCTAACACTTCACCAGATAG GTCTTGATGTAAACCGCACTGATAGGACATTGGTGTTCTACGAGAAGAAGGAGAATTCGTCTAAGCTTTGGGACATTCTAGCTCTCTACGCTTGGATAGACAATGACGTTGGGTACTGCCAAG GAATGAGTGATCTTTGTTCTCCTATGATCATGCTTCTTGAAGATGAAGCTGATgctttttggtgttttgaaagATTGATGCGGAGATTG AGAGGAAACTTCAGGAGCACGGGAAGATCAGTTGGAGTTGAAGCACAGCTTACTCATTTGTCTACAATCACTCAGATCATCGACCCTAAACTTCACCATCACTTAG AGAATCTTGGTGGAGGTGACTATCTCTTTGCGATTCGAATGATAATGGTTCAGTTCAGAAGAGAGTTCTCTTTCTGCGACTCCTTGTACCTTTGGGAG ATGATGTGGGGATTAGAGTATGACCCGGAGATGTATTCACTGTACGAGGAGCCTGAGTTCGAGGGAGAGAGAACGGAAGGTTCATCCAAAGGCAAACCCAAATCGATAAAACAATGTGGCAAGTACGAGAGAGAGAACATGAAGAACGGTGGAAAAAGCAACGCAGAAGGTCCTTTGCCTATATCGGTTTTCTTGGTGGCGAGTGTTTTGAAAGACAAGAGTTCTAAGCTTATGACTGAAGCTCGAGGTCTTGATGATGTTGTTAAG ATCTTAAACGACATAACCGGAAACTTGGATGCTAAAAAGGCATGTGCTGGTGCAATGAAGCTACACAAGAAGTATCTAAAAaag CAGGCCAAGAAATAG